The segment AATCAAAAATTCCTTCGATATCCCCGCATCAATAAAATCCCAAGGTAAAACTTCATCATACGATCTCTCTCTATTAGCATAAAAACTAGTATCTATATTAAGTTCTTCAAATGTCTCCATCCATAATTTATAATCAAAGAAATCTGCCCATCCATCAAACTTACAACCTTTTTCCCAAGCTTTTATAAGCGCTTCACTGAGCCTTCTATCTCCTCTAGCAAATATAGCCTCTAAAAAGCTCACTTCAGCATCATGTGTACTAAATGATATTTTGGGATCTCTAATTGCACTTTTGAGTGCTCTTTGCTTTTCTTTGAATTCATCCATTGTATTTTGACCATGCCATTGGAATGGTGTAAATGGTTTTGGTACAAAACATGATGCACTTGTTGCCACTCTAAGATTACCCTTACGTTCTTCTCTAGGTATTGCAAAGAATAAATCTTTGACTTTGTATGCCAAATCTCTGATACCCATTACATCATCCATAGTTTCAGTTGGCAATCCAATCATGAAATAAAGTTTGATGCTTGACCAACCCATTTTAAATGCTTGATCTGCTGTCTTTAATAAATCTTCTTCTTCTATACCTTTATTTATTGCATCTCTAAGCCTTTGACTTCCTGCTTCAGGTGCAAAAGTAAGACCTGTTTTTCTTACTTTTTGTATTTCCTCTAATACATCAAATGCAAAGTTGTCTAGTCTAAGCGACGGAAGTGATATACCAGTATTTGTTTTTTTCATTTCCACCATTAAATCTTTGACTAAAATTTCTACACACGAATAGTCACTTGTAGATAAAGACGAAAGTGATAATTCTTCAAAACCTGTATTTTGTAGTAATTTTTGTACCTTAGCTTTTATTGTCTCTACATTTCTCTCTCTAACCGGTCTATACTGCATACCAGCTTGACAAAATCTGCATCCTCTTGTACATCCTCTAAAAATTTCAACCATGGTTCTATCATGTACTGTTTCAACATAAGGAACTATAACCTTCTCTGGGAAATAAGCTTCATCTAAATTTTTCACCATAGCTTTTTTTATTCGAGCTGGATACTTTGCATCTTTTGGTAGAAATTCTTTAATTGTTCCATCTTCTTTGTACTCTACATCATAAAATTCGGGTATATAAATACCATCTAATCCAATTATAGCTTCGTAAAAAGCTTTTTTAGAAAATGAACCTTCACGCTTCATCTTTCTATATATCATTAGCAATTCTGGCAATACTTCTTCTGAATCACCAATCAAAACCACATCAACTATTGCTGCTAATGGCTCTGGATTAAATGCACAAGGTCCGCCTACCATAACTATAGGATCTGTCTCTTTTCTCTCTGACGATCTAACTGCAACTTGAGCTAAATCTAGCATATTTAATATGTTTGTGTAACTCATTTCATATTGTAATGTAAATCCAATAAAATCCATATCAATCAATGGCGTTTTGCTCTCCAATGTATATAATGGAATATTTGCATTTCTCATCTCTTTTTCCATGTCAGACCAAGGTGTAAACACCCTTTCGCAATAAACCCCATCCATATCATTTAACATATTATATATAATGTGAAGTCCCATATGAGACATTCCAATATCATATACATCTGGAAATGCAAAAGCATATCGTATATCTACATCTTTCACATTTTTTTTAAATACATTTACCTCTTCACCAATATATCTTGCTGGTTTTTCTACTTTTAATAAAATATCTTTTACCTTATCTTTAATCACTCTTAATCACCTACTATTTCTACTCACAAGCAACATTAACGTTCGATCATTTGTTAAATAAAATTTTTCACACCCTTCATTATAGCATTTTTTGTGTTTTAACTACAACAAAAAAAATAGAGCTACGCTCTATTTTTTATTTTTTCTCCAATCTAAATAACCTACATCCATGGATTTTATTAAAAGTTCTGCCGTTCCAGGGTTTGTAGCTAACGGAATATTGTGCACATCACACAATCTCATCAAAGCCAGAATATCTGGTTCATGTGGTTGTGCTGTAAGTGGATCTCTAAAAAACAATATCATATCCATATCATCAGTAGCTATACAGGCTCCTATCTGTTGATCTCCACCTAAAGGTCCTGATAAAAATCTCGTTATCTTAAGATCAGTAGCCTCCATAATCCTAAGTCCTGTAGTTCCTGTTGAAAACAACTCGTGCTGATTTAATATATTTTCGTATGCTATAGTAAAATTAACCATCTTGTCTTTCATCTTATCATGAGCTACTAATGCTATTTTCATAAAAACCCCCACTATTTCATTTTCTTTATAGGAATATTAGCAACTAATGCCTGAACTGGCATATTGTCACTTTCTCTTCTCGTTCTAGTAAATTGTAGGTTGAATTCACTTTCATCAACTTCAACATATTGACTAACTACACCTAACATCTCAGCTCTTATCTTGTCCATAAATTGAGGTGAGATATTTGTTCTATCGTGAATCAAGACCATCTTCAATCTCTCTTTTGCAACATTTTTGCTTTTTTCTGGCCTAAACATCTTAAATAGATCCATTTGATCTCCCTCCTTTATTTCTTAGCAAAAAGCTTTTTTATTTTATCAAAAAAGTTTTCCTCTGTAGTTAAATCTAAAAGAGGCACTTCCTCACCAGTAATACGCCTAGTTATATTCTTATACGCTCTACCCGCTAAGGCCCCTTGATCTGCAACTATTGGCTCACCTTTGTTTGTAGATATTACAATAGCCTCATCATCTGGAACTACTCCTATTAAGTCAACCGCCAATATATCTAATATATCCTCAACATCCATCATATCTCCTCGTTTTACCATATCTGGACGAATTCTATTTATAACTAATTTATGTTCTGAAATGCCTGCTGAATCTAAAAGACCTATTATTCTATCAGCATCTCTTACAGCTGATACCTCTGGTGTGGTTACTACTAACGCTCTATCAGCTCCAGCTATAGCGTTTTTAAACCCTTGCTCAATGCCTGCTGGGCAATCTATCAGTACATAATCAAACATAGTTTTAAGCTCATCTGTCAATAACTTCATTTGTTCTGGACTAACTGCAGTTTTATCTTTTGTCTGAGCTGCAGGTATTAAATAAAGTCCTTCATGTTTTTTGTCTTTAATCATACCCTGCTTTATTTTACAGTTTTCTTCAACTATGTCAACCAAATCATATACTATTCTGTTCTCAAGACCCATTACAACATCCAAATTTCTAAGTCCAATATCAGCATCAACAACTACTACTTTTTTATTTAAAAGTGCTAAACCTGTACCAATATTTGCAGTCGTAGTCGTTTTACCAACCCCGCCTTTACCCGATGTAATAACAATGACTTCGCTCATTTTAATCCCCCATTTACTTTTATCTTTTTTACTCAGCTTCAATCATCACTTGATTATCTTCAATCCTCGCAATTTCTGGCCCTTGCGGGACAAAATCGTCATCAGAAGATATAGCTATCAAATCCGCAATTCTAAGTTGTATTGGTTGCAACAATTTAGAATACACAATGGCATCTCTATTGCCTTCACAACCAGCATGAACAACACCCCTAAGGTTTCCATAAATTATGATATTTCCTGTAGCTGTAATTTCTGCTCCAGGATTTACATCTCCAAATACTATTACTGAACCATTATAGGTTATACTTTGTCCAGATCTCATAGTAGCTTTAACAAACAATGTATAATCCTCTTCGATTCCTACAAATCTATTTATGGTATTCATTCCAACTTTTTCTTCATGATCAGAGGATTCTTCTGAAGCTATTTCTGTTTTTTTCTCGTCATAATACTCTACAATAGCACTTAATTTCTCCGAAAACAATTTTTCCAGCTTTTCTCTTTGTACTTCGTCAAACAATCCATTTCTAATACTAATCTTACTACAATCTTGATAAAATTCATAATATTTTTCCAGCTTTTCCTCAATTTCATCGTAAATCACATTAAAATCATCCGTCGTCGTTTTTAAGTAAAGACCCTCTTTAATATTTCCTTTAAAACTAACTTGTTCTTTTACCATATTTTTCCTCCGCATGCCCTTATTTATTTTTCTAAGCTTGCTTTAAAATCAAAGCCGGATTCCTTATAATTTAGTCCCAAATATTGAGCCATTATATCCCTGCTCATAGGACCTGCTGAACCACCATGTCCCGCTTGGAATATAACTGTTGCAACAGCAATCTCTGGATCATCGTATGGTGCAAATGACACAAACCAACCATAACTGTCATAGCTTTCTCCAGTAATAGGATTAATACCATCTTTTTCTGCTGTTCCAGTTTTAGCAGCAACTTCAACTGGGAAATTTCTAAATATACTTCTCGCTGTACCATCTGTCGTAACTTTATTCATGGCTTTCTTAATTATATCCAAATCTACCCTGTTTGAAACTTCAATTTGATGAGCTTCATCAATTGGTTCATCCAGTTTTTTTCTATTTTCAAAATCTTTAACCACATCTATAGTACTAACTTTATGTCTCAATCCATCATTCGCAAGCGTTGCTATATAATTAGCCATTTGAATAGGAGTATATGCATTTTCTCCCTGACCAATACTAACATTTAATGTGTTCGCTTTTCTCCATCCTGCGTCATATAAATATCTATACCTTATTGTATCTGCAAGACTGTTTTCTTTTCCATTTGATTTGTCCGGATTTAAGCCCAACTTTTTTAATTCCTTATATACCGTGTTATAACTAGGTGTTTTTTCAAGTTCTGCCCAGCCTGAAATCTCTTCTATAATCTTCTTTCTATGCTCTTCAGAAATTTCTTCATCACTTATTAGATAAAACTCAAGATTTTGATTTAAAAAATTAGCAATTTTTCGTTTACTATATAGTGCTTTAGTAACTGGATTTGGAACTCCACCCGATCTCTCATTAGGTATATTAATTTCAATTCCAGTTTTATCATTTAAACCAAACTCGTTCGCTATTTTAATTATATCATAGATGTTTACATTTAATCCAAGTTTCTTTGAAGTTCTCATATTTTCTCCAAGAACTACTGTATAGAAATAATAGTTACAAGATTCCTGTATCGCTTTAATCATATCAGTAGGCCCATGCATTCTTCCATAACCATTCCAGTACCAGCATCCAAATCTTGAATTACCATATTCTATATATCCCAACGAATTAATTTTTTGATAAGGATTCATACCCTTATCAAGTGCTGCTACTGCCGTAATCATTTTAAATATAGATCCAGGTTGTATTGCTGTTTGAAGTGCTATATTGTAAAGTGGTCTAGGAGCCATAACATCTTTATCTTCCTTTGGCAATAAGCTGTTCCAATTTTTGGTAGTTATTCCAGTCGCAAATAAATTAGGATCATACGCTGGATAACTAGCTAAAGCAAGCACTTTACCCGTTTTTACATCTATAGCTACCGTTGCTCCAGATGTTGCATTTTTAAAATGCTCTCTATCCCTTGCATAACTATAGTTTCCCCAAACACTCTTGTATTCTGTTTTTGCCTGAATAGTGTCTAATGAATGTTTTAAACTTTCTTCAGCAACTTGTTGTAACTTTCCATCAATACTCATATAAACATTGTTTCCAGGCGTTGCATTCTCAACAGACTTCACATCTATTATATTTCCTCCGATATCTACCTCTACCTGTTTTTTACCATCTGTTCCTTTGAGCCACTTTTCATAGCTTTGTTCTATTCCAGTTTTACCAATAATATCATTTGGTGTATATCTTCCATCTCCATTTTTTATATATTTATCAATCTCTGATTGCTGAGATATTTTTCCAAGATATCCTAGCAAATGAGCTGCTGTAGTCCCTTCTGGATAATACCTAATAGGTTCAGCAGTAACCTTTACTGCGGGGAGAGCCATTTCATTTTCCATAATTCGTGAAACCGTAACATCTTTTACATCATATGATATATTTATTGGATAATACGCTAAGTATCCAGTTTTTTGCAATTGATCTATACCTGTAAATATCAATCTTTTCTCATACTTACTCAATGATTTATCTATATCATAATAGTCTTCACCAGAAATAATTTCAAAACTTTCTTCCGCTGTAGCTGTCTCACTTACTTTTCTATAAAGTGACGTCCAATTATTTTTTTCTAATATCGGCACGTAATTCCATTCCTCCGTAGATTCATTTGAAATAGATATTCTAGGATTAATTCCTTTATTGAGCATAGCTTTTTGCGCATAAAATTTTATCTCTGAACTTGCAACAAAGTCCTTTAATATTTCTTTTTCTTTAGACATTAGCAATATCGCATCAATAGCACTTGTATCAACATTTAGTCCAGCTTTAATCAAAAAATTACGCTTTTTGCCATCTATAAATTTAAATGCAGGACGTCCATTTATGTCCTTTCCAAGTTCTATTGGAATATTTTGCTCTTCTTGCAATTTTTTGAGTAATTCTTCTCCAACAAGAATTTCTTTATCGTTTTTCGTAAGCATCAACTCGTATATACAACTATCTAAAACAATATTATAAAAGTCATCAACAGCAATACTATCCATTGTTATTTTAGAATGATTAGCCATCAATGTTCTTTTAATCTGTCTATACTCCGAATCGTAATCATATGAGTACTCAATAAGTTCAAAATCTTTATCTAAACCATTGCTTTGGAGTATCTCAAAAACAAATTTCCTCATTATCGGATTTTCAAGCGTAGATTCTAAAATACTCTTCTGAGTTTCTATTGCCTTTATTATCACTTCTTTGGGGTCTCTCTGCGTTATTCCTTGTTTCAAACAAAACAAATTAAATGCTTCTTGATCATCTATGGCAAACTGAGTTTGGAACTCTCCAGAATCAACTTTTATACCCGAATTTCCAAGTTCATTTTCAACAACATTAAACAACTCTCGGCCTGCAGAATACTTGTACTTACTTGTTTCTGTATTGTGAGTATAGTAATTATCTATCAGTTGATTTAAAAGCTTATTTTCAATGATTATTTCAGCTAACTCTCTTTTGATATTTAATCCACTTTCTGTTACTGTGTTTTCTTCATCGGTATTAGCATATTTTTCTTCTATATAAGCAGTCCTATCTCTGATTTCTATTACATTTAAGTCTATTGGAAACTCATCAATATAGTGTTCTCCTTCTTCTTCAAGTATAGTGTATAGTTTCAACAGTATCTCATTTTTTCTGTTTTTTTGTATTTCATCTTTTGCAATTTGTATAGTAAAACTAGTTTTATTTCCAGCTAACAAACGTCCATATCTATCTCGAATTTCACCTCTAGCCGCTTCTATCGGTACCGTTTTGAGACGCTTTCTCTCTGATTCAGCTCTATGTTTTTCGCCTTCTACTATAGTAAGATTAGCTAATCCAAACGACAAAAATATAATAACTAGAAAAACAAACAAAATCATAATATTATATCTATCTGTTATCTTCTCAACAATTTTCATCCCATCACCTATTTCTAGAAAATTTAAGCGAATTTTCTCTGTAAATTTTTGCAATAATTCTGTATAGTACAAGCGTCCATATGACATTTAGTGCACATTCGATAACGCCTACTTCACTTAAAAATAATATCAAATTAAACTTTACCCCTTGAAAAAACATAGCAAAAGCATAACTAATATGATAAAAAAACGTACTGATCGCCACATAAATTACGGCTATAATGCTTAAATCAACTGGTAAATTTTCCTTATACTTCATTACTATATATACAATCGCAACATATATCAAAATATTTATCCCAATACCTCGTCCGTACAAAAGGTCTTGTAATAATCCGATAAATATAGCCATTGTATAACTAAAATTTTTGTTCTTTATCAATGCAAAACAAACAACAAATACAAGAGCAGTATTAGGCGATACACCTAATACTGTAAAATCCCTCATAAATGTTGTTTGAATTCCAAAGTTAATTACAGCAATCAACAATCCTATCAAATAATCCATATTTACTCTCCATCGTCATGTAGTACAATAACTTTGCTAATTTTCTTAAAATCTATCTGTGGTTTAACTTTAACGCTTTTGATGAGAGAATCATCACTCTTACTAATTTCAGCAATCTCACCTATATAAATGTTTTTGCGAAATACTCCACCAGTTCCAGATGTAACTAATTTATCACCAACAACTATATCTGCCTCACTGTCAAATAGATATCCACTAATAGTTTTCTCCAAACTTCCAGACAAAATCCCTTGATCTTCAGTCCTGACAACTCTAAAACTTACACTACTGCCATAATCAACTACAGCTATAACTCTAGACCAATTATCTCCAATTTCTACAACTCTACCAACAAGACCTTCAATTACTAGTTTTTCATCATATTGAACTGGTAACACTACCATATCATTCAACAAAACTCCATCTTGGCTCCCTTTGTTTATAGTAAAATTGTTAAACCAATTGCCAGGGTCTTTGCCAACAACTTCTGCATCTATATAATTATTTTCACTAGTCTTCGTTAATTCATACTCTCTTTTCAAATAATCTTTCTTAGAAATAATGTCTTTTATCAATCTATTTTCTTCTTCTAAAAACGCTATTTCTTTTTTTAAAGTTTCATTTTCTTTTTTTATATATGAGATACTTCCAACAGTATGAAGTGCATCTGATACAGATTGACTCATATTCTTGAAAAACGACTGAACTGTTACCAGTACGCCTCCAGTTTTATCTTCAACTACACTAGCATCTCTAGGCGAACCAGATGTAAAAATAATAATGACAAATAGCAAAAATATAGCCAGCCCTACGATGACTTTCTTAAAAAAGCCTTTTTGCAAATTCATCTAAATCACCATCTAGAATTTTTTGTATTTACTGCTACGTTCTTAAGCATTTTAAGATCTTCTACTGCTTTTCCTGTTCCCATAACTACACAATCTAGTGGCTCATCCGCTATTTGAACTTGTATACCAGTTTCTTCAGATATAATTTTATCAAGTCCGCTAAGCAAAGCACCACCACCTGTAAGCATTATACCTGCTCTAATGACATCCGCAGCCAATTCTGGTGGAGTTTTTTCCAAAGTAAATTTAATAGCCTCTACAATATTCGCAACAGGCTCGCTAAGAGCTTCTCGTATTTCATATGATGAAATTTCTATTGTCTTAGGTAATCCTGAAATCAAGTCTCTTCCTCGTATACTCATTTTCTGTTCTTTTATTTGAGAATGAGCTGATCCTATTTCTATTTTTATTTCCTCTGCAGTTCTAGAACCAATCATCAAACTATATGTCTTCTTTATAAAACTCACTATAGATTCATCTAGTTCATCTCCACCTACTCGGATTGATTTACTAGTAACTATTCCGCCTAGTGATATAACTGCAACTTCTGTAGTTCCACCACCAATGTCTACAACCATACTTCCTGTAGGCTCTTGAACTGGAAGCCCTGCTCCAATAGCAGCTGCCATTGGCTCTTCTATCAAATATGCTTCTCTCGCTCCTGCCTGCTGAGTCGCTTCTTCAACAGCTCTTCTTTCAACTTCAGTTACGCCAGAAGGAATACATACCATTACTCTTGGTCTTACAAATGCATTTTTTTGAAATGCCTTATTCATAAAGTATTTTATCATACTCTGCGTTACTCCAAAATCAGCTATAACACCTTCTTTAACAGGTCTAATCGCTGATATATTGCCAGGTGTTCTACCAATCATACTCTTAGCCTCTGCACCAACTGACAATACCTTTCCTGATTTAGAATCTATAGCGACTACCGAAGGTTCTCTAACTACAATTCCTTTTCCCTTTACATACACCAATGTATTTGCAGTTCCCAAATCAATTCCTATATCTTTTGTAAATAACATTTATTTTCCTCCTCAAATCAGACCCTCTTCTTTCATGCTATAATACTTAGCTTCGCCAATTATAACATGATCTAGAACATTTATGCCTAAAAGCTCTCCTGCTTCAAAAAGTCTGTGCGTTAAATTTATATCTTCTTTACTCGGTCTCGGGTCTCCACTTGGATGGTTATGAATCAATATTATAGATGCACTAGAATGCTTTATAGCCTCTATAAATACTTCTCTCGGATGAACTATAGATGTATTGAGACTCCCGATAGAAATATTCTTGACTTCCTGAACTACATTCTTAGTATTTAGCAATATTATATTAAAATATTCCTTAGTTTTAAATTTCAAATCATCCATCACAAGATAAGCTGCATCACATGGACATGTTATTTTTTTAGAATGATCTCGCTTTATAGAATTAAACCTTTTTGCTAATTCTACGGATGCTAAGATTTTACATGCTTTAGCATCTCCTATTCCATCAAACTGCATAAGTTGCTCATATCCAATATTTATGATGCTCTCTAATCCCTTATTTTCATTTAGTAAATCTCTAGAAACATCTAGTGCTGATCGCTTTACAGAGCCACTGCCTATAACTAATGCTATTAATTCTGCATTGCTCAAAAAATTAGCACCATATTCTCTTAATTTTTCTCTAGGTCTGTCATCAAATGGCAAATCTTTTATTCTCATATCAGAATACATCGAATCACTCCAATTTCTCAGACTTTATACCCTAAATTAAATAAAAATCATAAAACTTTTCTAACACTTCTGCTATTTTTTCTATCGGAAGTCCAACTACATTTGAATAGCTCCCATTTATTCTTTCTACCAAAAGTTCTCCTAGCCCCTGTATGCCATAGCTTCCAGCTTTATCAGCATACTCTTTTGTTTCTAAATATCTTTGAATCTTAGCATCAGTCAAATCTTTGAAATACACTTCTGTTTCAACATAATCTACATGTTTCTTCCCAGTAGATAAATTTATTAAACAAAAACCAGTTATAACACTATGTTTTTTCCCCGAAAGTTTATTTAGCATTAATTTCGCATCTTCATAGTTTTTTGGTTTTCCAAGTACTTCTTCATTTAATACAACAATTGTATCTGCACCTAAAACAATATCTTCTTCGTATTTATTAGCTACTTCATAAGCTTTTTGAAACGCAAGTCCCATAGCTATTTGCTCTGGCTTCTCATCTGTTCTAATAACTTCTTCTGACTCGCTTTTACAAATTTCTAACTCTATGGAGTATTTTTCTAAAATTTCTCTTCGCCTAGGTGATTGTGATGCCAATATTAATCTTCCCACAACTGCCTCCTCTAGTGTCTCTCTTTTTTAGCTACAGTTTTTCGTCTGCCGATATTTATGGACTCAGAATGTTTTAATACCAAAATACTGTAACTACCTAACATATTAAGTTTATCATTCCTATTTTGCTTTTACAAGATTTTTAATCGTGAAAAATATGTAAGAAGTTTTTTTGTCCTACAAATAATAAAAAAGCCACCTCTGTTTCCAGAAGTGACTCTCTAATAAATTTTATTTAACTTTAGGAATCATCTTACCAGTTTCCTTGTCAAAATGAGGTGTAATCGCTCCTGTAGGACATTTTTTCGCACATAGCATACAGTTTTTACATTTTTCATAATCAATAACTGCAAGGTTGTTTTCAAACGACATAGCATCAAATGGACAAGCTTTTACGCACATTTGACATCCTATACAACCATTAGCACAAGAATCCTTTACGTCCTTACCTCTATCTTTACTATTACAGTCTACAAATACTTTTTGCTTATAAGGCACTAATTCTATAATATGTTTTGGACAAGCACTTATGCATGCTCCACATGAAGTACATTTTTCTTCATTAATTTTTGCTATTCCATCTACCATTTCAATAGCATCAAATGCACATACATCTTTACATGTACCATATCCTAGACATCCATAATCACATGCTTTTTGTCCACCCTTTACATTAGCTGCTGCCTTACATTCTTTTATACCTTCATAAATCAATTTATCTTTGGCTATAGAACATGTCCCCTGACATTTAACTCTAGCAACTTTTTTATCAGCGCTTCCAGCTTCTACACCCATTATTTCTGCAATTTTTGCGGCACAATCAGCTCCGCCTACTGGACATGCATTTGCAGGTGCATCTCCTTTTGCTATAGCGCCAGCTAAACCATCACAGCCTGGATATCCACAAGCACCACAATTCGCACCAGGAAGTGCTCCTCTTATAGCTTCAACCTTTGGATCAACTTCTACTGCAAATTTCTTAGCCGCTACACCGAGAATGAGACCAAAAAGTAAACCCAATCCCGCTAAACATAAAATCGAATAGATTATAATTTCCACTTTTTTCTGCCTCCTTCTATACTAAGCCTGTAAAACCTAAAAATGCAATGGCCATAAGTCCTGCTGTAATAAGTGCTATTGGAAAACCTTCTAGCGACTCTGGTACATCAGCTAGTGCCAAACGCTCACGAATACCTGCAAATAAAACTATTACAAGTGTAAAACCAATAGCAGCTGCTACTGAATGTGCTACTAATTGAACTAAATTAAATCCTTCTTGAATATTTAATATAGAAAGACCCAATACTGCACAGTTTGTTGTTATAAGTGGCAAGTAAACACCTAACGCTTCATAAAGCG is part of the Tissierellales bacterium genome and harbors:
- a CDS encoding Maf family protein; translation: MGRLILASQSPRRREILEKYSIELEICKSESEEVIRTDEKPEQIAMGLAFQKAYEVANKYEEDIVLGADTIVVLNEEVLGKPKNYEDAKLMLNKLSGKKHSVITGFCLINLSTGKKHVDYVETEVYFKDLTDAKIQRYLETKEYADKAGSYGIQGLGELLVERINGSYSNVVGLPIEKIAEVLEKFYDFYLI
- a CDS encoding rod shape-determining protein; the protein is MLFTKDIGIDLGTANTLVYVKGKGIVVREPSVVAIDSKSGKVLSVGAEAKSMIGRTPGNISAIRPVKEGVIADFGVTQSMIKYFMNKAFQKNAFVRPRVMVCIPSGVTEVERRAVEEATQQAGAREAYLIEEPMAAAIGAGLPVQEPTGSMVVDIGGGTTEVAVISLGGIVTSKSIRVGGDELDESIVSFIKKTYSLMIGSRTAEEIKIEIGSAHSQIKEQKMSIRGRDLISGLPKTIEISSYEIREALSEPVANIVEAIKFTLEKTPPELAADVIRAGIMLTGGGALLSGLDKIISEETGIQVQIADEPLDCVVMGTGKAVEDLKMLKNVAVNTKNSRW
- a CDS encoding Fe-S cluster domain-containing protein; protein product: MEIIIYSILCLAGLGLLFGLILGVAAKKFAVEVDPKVEAIRGALPGANCGACGYPGCDGLAGAIAKGDAPANACPVGGADCAAKIAEIMGVEAGSADKKVARVKCQGTCSIAKDKLIYEGIKECKAAANVKGGQKACDYGCLGYGTCKDVCAFDAIEMVDGIAKINEEKCTSCGACISACPKHIIELVPYKQKVFVDCNSKDRGKDVKDSCANGCIGCQMCVKACPFDAMSFENNLAVIDYEKCKNCMLCAKKCPTGAITPHFDKETGKMIPKVK
- the radC gene encoding DNA repair protein RadC yields the protein MYSDMRIKDLPFDDRPREKLREYGANFLSNAELIALVIGSGSVKRSALDVSRDLLNENKGLESIINIGYEQLMQFDGIGDAKACKILASVELAKRFNSIKRDHSKKITCPCDAAYLVMDDLKFKTKEYFNIILLNTKNVVQEVKNISIGSLNTSIVHPREVFIEAIKHSSASIILIHNHPSGDPRPSKEDINLTHRLFEAGELLGINVLDHVIIGEAKYYSMKEEGLI